One stretch of Corynebacterium callunae DSM 20147 DNA includes these proteins:
- a CDS encoding PTS fructose transporter subunit IIABC, translating to MSSVINTSLVRLDVDLGSSTTDVINGLAAVVHAAGRATSAEALAENALEREAKSGTGVPGKVAIPHCRSEAVSEPTLAFARLTRPVDFNGPDGDADIVFLIAAPAGGGKEHLKILSKLARSLVKKDFIQALHEAKTEEEIVNVVDAVLNPAPKDPVAAAPAAATPATSSSVTRIVAITACPTGIAHTYMAADSLTQTAEGRDDVELVVETQGSSAVTPMDPKIIAAADAVIFATDVGVKDRERFAGIPVIESGVKRAINEPAKMIDEAIAASKNPNARKVAGSGQAVAAEEVGEKLGWGKRIQQAVMTGVSYMVPFVAAGGLLLALGFAFGGYDMANGWQAIATQFSLTNLPGNTIDIDGVATTFDRSGFLLYFGAVLFATGQGAMGFIVAALSGYTAYALAGRPGIAPGFVGGAISVTVGAGFIGGLVTGILAGLVALWISSWKVPRVIQSLMPVVIIPLLTSLVVGLVMFLILGRPLAAIMVGLQDWLGSMSGSSAVLLGIILGLMMCFDLGGPVNKAAYLFGTAGLSTGDEASMQIMATIMAAGMVPPIAMSIATMLRKKLFTPAEQENGKSSWLLGLAFISEGAIPFAAADPLRVIPAMMAGGATTGAISMALGVGSRAPHGGIFVVWAIEPWWGWLIALIAGTIVSTVVVIALKQFWPNKATAAEVAKAEAREVANA from the coding sequence ATGAGTAGCGTTATCAATACCTCTCTTGTCAGGTTGGATGTCGATCTCGGCAGCTCCACCACTGATGTCATCAACGGCCTAGCTGCCGTCGTCCATGCTGCAGGTCGCGCCACCTCTGCTGAAGCACTTGCAGAAAACGCCCTTGAGCGTGAAGCAAAGTCCGGCACTGGTGTTCCCGGCAAAGTAGCAATCCCCCATTGCCGCAGTGAGGCTGTATCCGAGCCAACCTTGGCCTTTGCTCGCTTGACCCGTCCCGTTGACTTCAACGGACCAGACGGCGATGCAGACATCGTTTTCCTCATTGCAGCACCAGCAGGTGGCGGCAAAGAGCACCTAAAGATCTTGTCCAAGCTAGCGCGTTCTTTGGTTAAGAAGGACTTCATTCAGGCTCTGCACGAGGCTAAGACTGAAGAAGAAATCGTCAACGTGGTGGACGCAGTTCTCAACCCAGCACCTAAGGATCCAGTTGCTGCCGCTCCTGCGGCTGCAACCCCGGCGACGTCGTCAAGCGTTACTCGTATCGTGGCCATTACCGCCTGCCCTACCGGTATCGCGCACACCTATATGGCTGCAGATTCCCTGACGCAGACCGCAGAGGGCCGCGATGATGTGGAACTTGTTGTGGAGACTCAGGGCTCTTCTGCCGTGACTCCAATGGATCCTAAGATCATTGCAGCTGCCGATGCTGTTATCTTTGCTACCGACGTCGGAGTGAAGGATCGCGAGCGTTTTGCGGGCATTCCAGTTATCGAATCTGGCGTCAAGCGCGCAATCAATGAGCCTGCCAAGATGATTGACGAGGCCATTGCAGCGTCTAAGAACCCTAATGCCCGCAAGGTTGCAGGTTCTGGACAAGCTGTCGCTGCTGAAGAAGTTGGCGAAAAGCTCGGCTGGGGCAAGCGCATCCAGCAAGCTGTCATGACCGGCGTTTCCTACATGGTGCCTTTTGTGGCTGCCGGTGGTCTACTGCTCGCCCTTGGTTTTGCCTTCGGCGGTTATGACATGGCCAATGGCTGGCAAGCAATTGCTACCCAATTCTCCCTGACCAACCTGCCTGGTAACACCATCGACATCGATGGAGTTGCTACTACCTTCGATCGTTCGGGCTTCCTGCTCTACTTTGGTGCTGTCCTCTTTGCCACAGGCCAGGGCGCCATGGGCTTTATCGTCGCCGCGTTGTCCGGTTACACCGCCTACGCCCTTGCTGGCCGTCCAGGTATCGCACCGGGCTTTGTCGGTGGTGCAATTTCTGTCACCGTCGGCGCTGGCTTCATCGGTGGTCTGGTTACCGGTATCCTCGCTGGACTTGTCGCACTGTGGATCAGCTCCTGGAAGGTCCCACGCGTTATTCAGTCACTAATGCCCGTGGTAATCATCCCGCTGCTGACCTCCCTGGTCGTTGGTCTTGTGATGTTCTTGATCTTGGGTCGTCCACTGGCTGCCATCATGGTTGGTCTGCAGGATTGGCTGGGCTCCATGTCCGGTTCCTCTGCAGTGCTGCTCGGTATCATCCTCGGCCTCATGATGTGCTTCGACCTCGGTGGCCCAGTTAACAAGGCTGCTTATCTATTCGGCACCGCTGGTCTTTCCACCGGTGACGAGGCTTCTATGCAGATCATGGCCACTATTATGGCCGCTGGTATGGTTCCGCCAATCGCAATGTCTATCGCTACCATGCTACGCAAGAAGCTCTTCACCCCTGCGGAGCAGGAAAACGGCAAGTCTTCTTGGTTGCTTGGTCTGGCGTTTATCTCCGAAGGCGCGATTCCTTTCGCAGCGGCTGACCCACTGCGCGTTATCCCAGCCATGATGGCTGGTGGCGCAACCACCGGTGCTATCTCCATGGCTCTTGGTGTGGGTTCACGTGCACCACACGGCGGCATCTTCGTGGTCTGGGCTATTGAGCCTTGGTGGGGCTGGTTGATCGCCCTGATCGCCGGCACCATTGTCTCCACTGTGGTTGTTATTGCGCTTAAGCAATTCTGGCCAAATAAGGCCACCGCTGCTGAGGTCGCAAAAGCTGAAGCTCGCGAGGTTGCAAACGCTTAA
- a CDS encoding uracil-xanthine permease family protein — protein MTSTWGWTVHGDGKKIAPGAVVSPKERLSWGRTIGIGMQHVIAMFGATLLVPTLTGFPVNTTLLFSGLGTILFLLITRNRLPSYLGSSFAFIAPLTATQAQGIGVQIGGILVAGLVLIAIGFAVKAAGRQVIDAVMPPTVTGAIVALIGLNLAPTAATNFGSQPLVAAVTLFAILLATVAGRGMVARLGILIGVIVGWVFAALSGNLAPGSVETIEAAAWFGIPQFHTPQFQLSAILVTLPVIIVLIAENVGHVKAVSEMTGENLDDLAGDALIADGLATTLAGGFGGSGTTTYAENIGVMAATRVYSTAAYWVAAFTAIALAFIPKFGALIFTIPTGVLGGACLVLYGLIGMLGIRIWQDNKVDFNNPVNLTMAAVALVAGIGNLTLTVFGVTLEGIAWGSVGIIVLYPIMKKLYTSIGEGKNATF, from the coding sequence GTGACTTCAACTTGGGGATGGACCGTCCATGGAGACGGCAAAAAGATCGCACCCGGCGCAGTAGTTTCTCCTAAAGAGCGACTGAGCTGGGGACGCACAATCGGAATCGGAATGCAGCACGTAATCGCCATGTTTGGCGCAACTCTGCTGGTTCCCACACTCACCGGTTTTCCGGTAAATACCACTTTGCTCTTCTCAGGCTTGGGAACAATTCTGTTCCTCCTGATTACTCGCAACCGCCTACCTTCTTACCTGGGCAGCTCCTTTGCCTTCATCGCACCACTGACCGCCACTCAGGCGCAGGGCATTGGCGTACAAATCGGCGGCATTTTGGTCGCTGGCCTGGTACTAATTGCCATTGGTTTCGCAGTGAAGGCCGCCGGCCGTCAAGTAATTGATGCTGTCATGCCACCAACTGTTACTGGTGCCATTGTGGCGCTTATTGGCTTGAACCTGGCACCTACTGCAGCTACCAACTTTGGCAGCCAGCCCTTAGTTGCAGCTGTGACCCTCTTTGCTATCTTGCTTGCCACCGTGGCAGGCCGCGGAATGGTGGCACGATTGGGCATTCTCATCGGCGTTATCGTGGGCTGGGTTTTTGCAGCACTTAGCGGCAACCTGGCACCAGGTTCAGTAGAAACCATTGAAGCAGCAGCGTGGTTTGGAATTCCACAATTCCACACTCCACAATTCCAGCTCTCAGCAATCTTGGTGACTTTGCCAGTAATTATCGTGCTCATCGCGGAAAACGTCGGACACGTTAAGGCCGTTTCTGAGATGACCGGCGAAAACCTGGATGATCTAGCTGGAGACGCTCTTATTGCCGATGGTCTCGCGACCACGCTCGCTGGTGGTTTTGGCGGATCTGGTACCACGACCTATGCCGAAAATATTGGCGTCATGGCAGCTACCCGCGTGTATTCTACTGCTGCGTATTGGGTTGCGGCGTTTACTGCGATTGCACTCGCCTTCATTCCAAAATTCGGCGCTTTGATTTTCACCATTCCAACCGGTGTTCTCGGTGGCGCGTGTTTGGTTCTTTATGGCCTGATTGGTATGTTGGGTATTCGCATTTGGCAGGACAATAAGGTTGACTTTAATAATCCAGTTAATTTGACCATGGCTGCTGTTGCTTTGGTTGCAGGAATTGGTAATCTCACCTTAACCGTCTTTGGCGTTACTCTTGAAGGCATCGCCTGGGGTTCAGTCGGAATTATCGTTTTGTACCCCATCATGAAAAAGCTTTATACCTCCATTGGTGAAGGCAAAAACGCAACGTTCTAG
- the hflX gene encoding GTPase HflX, with protein sequence MDEKKIVNHEDLLAQAFRDHVTPEPEESTGFDLSGLLRADVTAPSVGELDLEDRDASRRRETEIHADEAADGYEVEYRKLRLERVILVGVWTEGTTAEIDASLAELAALADTAGAEVIETLYQKRDKPDPGTYIGSGKVKELKEIIEATGADTVVIDGELSPSQLVALERDLNIKVIDRTMLILDIFAQHAKSREGKTQVALAQMEYLISRVRGWGGNLSRQAGGRAGSNGGVGLRGPGETKIEADRRRLRTDMARLRRELSGMDTSRSVKRAQRAGSLVPQIAIAGYTNAGKSSLINAMTGAGVLVENALFATLDPTTRKAELADGRNVVFTDTVGFVRHLPTSLVEAFKSTLEEVVEADLMLHVVDGSDPFPLKQIEAVNTVISDIIRSTGATPPPEIIVVNKIDQADPLALAELRHVLDDVVFVSALTGEGIKELEARIELFLNARDTHLLLRIPFTRGDVVSRLHQHGTVLSEEYAEEGTLIDVRIPEQLAQELKEFAVERSEQ encoded by the coding sequence ATGGATGAAAAAAAGATTGTTAATCATGAAGACCTCTTGGCTCAGGCCTTTCGCGATCATGTCACACCAGAGCCTGAAGAAAGCACCGGCTTTGATCTCAGCGGATTATTACGCGCTGATGTCACGGCACCGTCTGTGGGCGAGCTCGACCTAGAAGACCGTGATGCTAGTCGACGTCGCGAGACCGAAATCCACGCGGATGAAGCCGCGGATGGATATGAGGTTGAATACCGAAAACTACGTCTAGAGCGCGTGATCTTGGTAGGCGTGTGGACCGAAGGTACCACCGCTGAGATTGATGCGAGCCTGGCAGAACTTGCTGCCCTAGCCGATACCGCTGGTGCAGAAGTTATTGAAACCCTGTATCAAAAGCGCGATAAACCAGACCCCGGCACCTATATTGGCTCCGGCAAGGTAAAAGAGCTTAAAGAAATCATTGAGGCCACCGGTGCTGACACCGTTGTTATTGATGGTGAACTTAGCCCTTCCCAGTTGGTGGCTTTGGAACGTGACCTCAATATCAAGGTCATTGACCGCACCATGCTTATTCTGGATATCTTTGCCCAGCACGCAAAGTCCCGCGAGGGTAAAACCCAGGTCGCACTGGCCCAGATGGAATACTTAATCTCCCGCGTTCGTGGTTGGGGTGGCAACCTCTCTCGTCAGGCTGGTGGTCGTGCTGGTTCTAATGGTGGTGTGGGTCTGCGTGGTCCTGGTGAAACCAAGATCGAGGCGGATCGTCGTCGCCTGCGTACCGATATGGCCCGTCTACGTCGGGAACTTTCGGGCATGGATACGTCGAGAAGCGTTAAACGCGCGCAGCGCGCTGGTTCTTTAGTTCCGCAGATTGCTATTGCCGGATATACCAATGCCGGTAAATCCTCGTTAATTAATGCTATGACTGGTGCTGGTGTGCTGGTGGAAAATGCGCTTTTCGCCACCTTGGATCCCACCACTCGTAAGGCTGAATTAGCTGATGGCCGCAATGTGGTCTTTACCGACACTGTCGGTTTTGTGCGCCACCTGCCTACCTCTTTGGTGGAAGCTTTTAAGTCCACGTTGGAAGAAGTTGTAGAAGCAGACCTCATGCTGCATGTGGTGGATGGTTCAGATCCTTTCCCTCTCAAGCAAATTGAAGCTGTGAATACGGTCATTAGCGATATCATCCGCTCTACCGGTGCAACCCCACCTCCAGAAATTATTGTGGTTAATAAGATCGACCAAGCTGATCCTTTGGCACTAGCTGAACTGCGCCATGTGTTAGATGATGTGGTCTTTGTTTCTGCATTAACAGGGGAGGGAATTAAGGAACTCGAGGCTCGTATTGAGCTCTTCTTAAATGCTCGTGATACCCACCTCTTGCTGCGGATTCCTTTTACCCGCGGTGATGTGGTGTCACGTTTGCACCAGCACGGCACCGTCTTGTCCGAGGAGTATGCAGAGGAAGGCACACTAATTGATGTGCGTATCCCCGAGCAGCTCGCGCAAGAGCTGAAAGAGTTCGCTGTAGAGCGTTCCGAACAGTAA
- the dapF gene encoding diaminopimelate epimerase — MKTVIPFAKGHATENDFIIISDEQAKFDLSPETVAALCDRRAGIGADGILRVVKSSEIADSTVDPDLWFMDYRNADGSLAEMCGNGVRLFAHWLRSRGLVDSDSFDIGTRAGLRHVDVLSFDDYDAVVRVDMGPAEVTGLSTCEISGQNFAGLGVNMGNPHLASVVPGLTAAALAEFPLQAPTFDTEFFPEGVNVEILTELEDGAVSMRVWERGVGETRSCGTGTVAAARAALADAGQGEGVVQVKVPGGEVTVEIMEDTSTLTGPAKILALGEISL; from the coding sequence GTGAAAACTGTTATTCCTTTTGCCAAAGGCCATGCCACCGAAAATGACTTCATCATTATCTCCGATGAGCAGGCAAAATTTGATCTCAGCCCCGAGACTGTCGCAGCGCTTTGTGATCGCCGCGCCGGGATCGGTGCAGATGGTATTTTGCGCGTAGTTAAGTCCTCTGAGATTGCTGATAGCACCGTTGATCCAGATCTCTGGTTTATGGATTATCGCAATGCAGATGGTTCTTTAGCTGAAATGTGTGGCAATGGCGTGCGCCTTTTTGCCCACTGGTTGCGTTCCCGTGGCTTAGTGGATTCCGATAGCTTTGATATCGGTACCCGCGCTGGATTGCGCCATGTAGACGTTCTGTCTTTTGATGATTATGACGCTGTGGTGCGCGTAGATATGGGCCCTGCAGAGGTAACCGGTCTTTCCACCTGTGAGATTAGCGGACAGAATTTCGCAGGCTTGGGCGTTAACATGGGCAACCCGCACCTGGCTAGCGTGGTGCCCGGTCTTACTGCTGCTGCTTTGGCAGAATTCCCACTCCAAGCTCCTACCTTTGATACCGAGTTTTTCCCGGAGGGTGTCAATGTGGAAATTCTTACCGAGCTTGAAGATGGTGCAGTGTCCATGCGTGTGTGGGAACGCGGAGTGGGCGAGACCCGTTCCTGCGGTACCGGCACTGTGGCCGCAGCCCGTGCAGCTTTAGCCGATGCTGGCCAGGGCGAAGGCGTGGTTCAGGTGAAAGTTCCTGGCGGTGAAGTAACCGTAGAGATTATGGAAGATACTTCCACGCTGACCGGCCCTGCCAAGATCTTGGCCCTGGGTGAAATTTCCCTCTAA
- the miaA gene encoding tRNA (adenosine(37)-N6)-dimethylallyltransferase MiaA, with protein MVTPIAVVGPTASGKSALGIALAKRLDGEVVNVDSMQLYRGMDIGTAKLTMEEREGVVHHQLDVLDVTETASVARYQQEAIADVEEIMSRGKTPILVGGSMLYVQSLVDDWQFPPTDPAVRQAWQDKLDEVGIEKLHAHLAEIDPQAAAIIEDRDPRRTVRALEVIELTGEPFQASQPPKDAPPRWGTTILGLKTTPEWLNPRIELRTRLMFERGFVAEVENLVENHGLIAASTAGRAIGYAQVLAAMAGELPWEDVEERTVIGTRRYVRRQRSWFNRDQRVQWIEASGDTVAQAYTILGLE; from the coding sequence GTGGTGACACCGATTGCGGTGGTTGGACCGACAGCTTCTGGAAAATCAGCACTTGGTATTGCGTTGGCCAAGCGACTTGATGGGGAAGTAGTCAATGTGGATTCCATGCAGCTTTATCGTGGCATGGATATTGGTACCGCCAAGCTCACCATGGAGGAGCGCGAAGGAGTAGTACACCACCAATTAGATGTTTTGGATGTCACTGAAACAGCTTCTGTGGCGCGTTATCAACAAGAAGCGATTGCGGATGTTGAAGAGATTATGAGCCGTGGCAAAACTCCTATTTTGGTGGGTGGATCCATGCTCTATGTGCAGTCCTTGGTGGATGATTGGCAATTTCCACCCACCGATCCGGCAGTACGCCAGGCTTGGCAGGACAAACTTGATGAGGTGGGCATTGAAAAACTTCATGCGCACTTGGCTGAGATTGATCCCCAAGCAGCTGCCATTATTGAAGATCGTGATCCTCGCCGGACGGTGCGTGCTTTGGAGGTAATTGAACTTACCGGCGAACCTTTCCAGGCCAGCCAACCACCAAAAGATGCACCTCCGCGTTGGGGTACGACCATCTTGGGCTTAAAAACCACCCCGGAATGGCTTAATCCTCGTATTGAGCTGCGCACCCGATTGATGTTTGAGCGCGGTTTTGTCGCCGAGGTAGAAAACCTCGTGGAAAACCACGGTCTTATTGCTGCCTCAACTGCTGGCCGAGCCATTGGATATGCCCAGGTCCTAGCAGCAATGGCAGGAGAGTTGCCCTGGGAAGATGTGGAGGAACGCACCGTCATTGGTACCCGCCGTTATGTGCGCCGCCAACGCAGTTGGTTTAACCGCGATCAACGTGTGCAGTGGATTGAAGCTTCCGGTGATACCGTCGCACAGGCCTACACCATTTTGGGGTTAGAATAG
- a CDS encoding DUF349 domain-containing protein: protein MTENQTSSSTPAPKPGPRPGPRPGAQAAANKAAATITPAPLAKTPNDPAKFGRVEADGSAYVTTSQGERLIGSWQAGTPEEGLAHFGSRFDDLATEVALMEQRLVSHPDDAPTIRAKAEEIKATLATVAAIGDLDGLEKRLSKIIDNSEVANERAKEEKAKRREEAVARKEALATEAEGLAENSTDWKVAGDRIRAILDEWKSIHGIDRKTDDELWKRYSRARDAFNRRRGAHFADLDRGRATARKVKEALVERANALKESTEWNETARAFRDLMSEWKAAGRAPREIDEKLWAVFKDAQDFFFDKRNSVAKERDQEFESNAAAKQQLLEEYDAQIDPAKNLEGARTKLRELQEKWEEIGYVPRGQVREFEDKIGALEKRVAQAEESQWRRTDPEAQARADQFSAKVAEFNAQAEAAEAKGNTKKAEKLRAQAAQWEEWARAAHEAVEQL, encoded by the coding sequence ATGACTGAGAACCAGACCTCTAGCTCCACCCCAGCCCCGAAGCCGGGCCCAAGGCCGGGACCCCGCCCTGGTGCTCAGGCAGCAGCAAATAAGGCAGCTGCTACCATCACCCCTGCTCCGCTGGCTAAAACCCCAAATGATCCCGCCAAATTTGGTCGGGTGGAAGCTGATGGTTCTGCCTATGTCACCACCTCTCAAGGTGAGCGTTTGATCGGTTCCTGGCAGGCTGGCACTCCTGAAGAGGGCTTGGCTCACTTCGGATCTCGATTTGATGATCTGGCGACTGAGGTTGCTTTGATGGAACAGCGTCTGGTCTCCCACCCAGATGATGCTCCCACCATTCGTGCCAAGGCTGAGGAAATCAAGGCGACTTTGGCAACTGTGGCTGCAATTGGTGATCTTGATGGCCTAGAAAAGCGCCTAAGCAAGATCATTGATAACTCCGAGGTAGCCAATGAACGCGCCAAGGAAGAAAAGGCAAAGCGCCGCGAAGAAGCTGTGGCTCGCAAGGAAGCTTTGGCTACTGAGGCTGAAGGTCTGGCAGAAAACTCCACCGATTGGAAGGTTGCCGGCGATCGTATCCGCGCCATCCTGGATGAGTGGAAGTCTATTCATGGCATTGATCGCAAGACCGATGATGAGCTGTGGAAGCGTTATTCCCGTGCCCGCGATGCCTTCAACCGTCGCCGTGGTGCACACTTCGCAGATCTGGATCGTGGTCGCGCTACTGCCCGCAAGGTGAAGGAAGCACTGGTTGAGCGCGCTAATGCGCTCAAGGAATCCACCGAGTGGAATGAGACCGCGCGTGCGTTCCGCGATTTGATGAGCGAGTGGAAGGCCGCTGGCCGCGCTCCTCGCGAGATTGATGAGAAGCTGTGGGCTGTCTTCAAGGACGCTCAGGACTTCTTCTTTGATAAGCGTAATTCCGTTGCCAAGGAACGCGATCAGGAATTTGAGTCCAATGCCGCTGCCAAGCAGCAACTGCTTGAAGAATACGATGCTCAGATTGATCCTGCCAAGAACCTCGAAGGTGCTCGTACCAAGCTGCGCGAGCTGCAGGAAAAGTGGGAAGAAATCGGATATGTCCCACGTGGTCAGGTTCGTGAATTTGAGGACAAGATCGGTGCTTTGGAAAAGCGCGTAGCCCAGGCTGAAGAGTCTCAGTGGCGTCGCACCGATCCTGAGGCACAGGCACGTGCAGATCAGTTCTCCGCCAAGGTTGCCGAATTTAACGCTCAGGCAGAAGCTGCCGAGGCTAAGGGCAACACCAAGAAGGCTGAGAAGCTGCGCGCCCAGGCTGCCCAGTGGGAAGAGTGGGCTCGTGCCGCTCATGAGGCAGTGGAACAGCTCTAA
- a CDS encoding Rv2732c family membrane protein codes for MSFRVSEEKLSGKELATLEKEAARKLELGDKKWFLIAGGVLFLLSLFLPHIRGVMGYQVLTRTDVAADAGITLAEYVFYYLGMIGVVIFSLGTVISKRTWVAWVAWIFSCVTVVFAVFAIWMRQTTTSTQVNFVNIGMMVAIIGAIAAVWGLSNTILARSDAQADIAQRRSENKDLDHIASAQRALLEQQQHSPENNPLLVDDRRARVARRRQREAEQDS; via the coding sequence ATGAGCTTTAGAGTGAGCGAAGAAAAGCTAAGTGGCAAAGAGCTAGCAACATTGGAAAAAGAGGCCGCTCGGAAACTCGAATTGGGCGATAAGAAGTGGTTTCTCATCGCCGGCGGAGTACTTTTCCTACTATCGCTTTTCTTGCCACATATCCGTGGAGTGATGGGCTATCAGGTTCTTACCCGGACAGATGTGGCCGCTGACGCCGGAATTACGCTGGCGGAATATGTCTTTTATTATCTGGGCATGATTGGCGTGGTGATTTTCAGCCTCGGCACGGTCATTAGCAAGCGCACCTGGGTAGCTTGGGTGGCCTGGATTTTCAGCTGTGTCACTGTGGTGTTTGCTGTTTTTGCGATTTGGATGCGTCAAACCACCACGAGCACTCAGGTTAACTTTGTCAATATCGGCATGATGGTAGCCATTATTGGTGCCATTGCCGCCGTGTGGGGATTGTCTAACACCATTTTGGCGCGCAGTGATGCGCAGGCCGATATTGCACAGCGCCGTTCCGAGAACAAAGATCTTGATCATATTGCCAGCGCGCAGCGCGCACTTTTAGAGCAGCAACAGCACAGCCCCGAGAACAACCCTTTGCTTGTCGACGATCGCCGCGCCCGCGTGGCGCGACGTCGGCAGCGCGAGGCCGAGCAGGATTCTTAA
- a CDS encoding HPr family phosphocarrier protein has product MASKTVTVGSSVGLHARPASIIAEAAGEYDDDIFLTLVGSDDDEETDASSSLMIMALGAEHGNEVTVTSDNAEAVEKIAALIERDLDAE; this is encoded by the coding sequence ATGGCTTCCAAGACTGTTACCGTTGGTTCCTCCGTCGGCCTGCACGCTCGTCCTGCATCCATCATCGCTGAAGCAGCTGGCGAGTACGATGATGACATTTTCCTCACCCTCGTTGGTTCTGACGATGATGAAGAGACCGATGCCTCTTCTTCCCTGATGATCATGGCTTTGGGCGCAGAGCACGGCAACGAGGTCACCGTAACCTCCGATAACGCCGAGGCTGTTGAGAAGATCGCTGCTCTTATCGAGCGCGACCTAGACGCTGAGTAA